From the genome of Solanum lycopersicum chromosome 7, SLM_r2.1:
GAGATGGGATCATATTTACGGTCACCTTCACCTCCGATCTTAAGTTTGTGAATGGAGGAACAAAATATTTACGGTTGTTTGACACGTGGCAGGGTAGTATTGGCTCCGATGACAAGGTGCAGAGCACTGAATAATATTCCACAGGCGGCGCTAGGGGAGTATTACGAGCAGAGAGCGACGGCCGGTGGATTTCTGATCACTGAAGGCACTATGATTTCTCCGACTTCAGCTGGGTATGCGTTTGCAAATTTGATTACATTTTAGGGGCTTTTTCGGTAAGAGAGTAGTCAATTATTGATGCTTGTGGGTCCCACATTATaccattaaaaaaaagtatagttTCTTTACATGTGTATTAATAGTatagtcaaatcattaattaattaattaatggaacTTTGTGGGTCCCTATTGTGTGTCATTTTTTCACTCCCATGTGTATCATAATCATTAAATATTGaagtttcttttaaatttatttatataataatcaaatttataattaaatatttatatatttagtgaaatttataaattataacttaTACAGGTAGTGAGCAAAAGTTTTTGGGTTTAACGTAAAATTTTGAATCTGCCTAATCACGTGGACTTAGTATTTAATAAAAAGATcaacacttcaaaaattattagtttaaatcaagttataaatatttttgtgtggatataaataatattttattaaaaataacatgaaaGGTTAAAAGTTAAAAGCAATACAAGTGTTAGAACGATAATAACGTATTTAGTGTGATtctaaaagtaataataataacgtatTTAGTGTGATTCtacaaataatgataataacgtATTTAGTGTGATTCTACAAGTAAtgataataacatattttagtGTGATTCTACAAGTAGTGtttgtaagaaaaaataataatgtagtGATTCTACAAGTAGTGTTCGAAGGAACTAGTAAGAACAAGGGGAAGATGAGAGGCAAGAGGGCCAACCTTGATAATACTTGGTTATCTACTAACCTTCTGCTTTAATTCTTGACCTTCAAATAATCAGTTTAGGGTCATGGCCTTGCTAATgtaaatgttttatgttttgtttaatcatatttttttcctaaactCTTTTTTCAGCTTACTTATAGCTCTACTAATTCTTGCTAAACCAATCTTTCACATCTCTTTTAATGGTGCATCTATGCCCTCCCCTTCACATGTCCCAATCATCTCAATCTTGATTCCCCTAATATAAGATATATTTCCCATATACATCTTTTAACACTTAAACATGATTAATATGTAATTTACACtttcatttgttaatttttaagattaattGCTTAGTTCGATGTGAACACCCCATGCAAATATGTCTTACCTCCAAAAGAATCATTATCAAATTAGTTTCTTGATAATTTCTTTTGTGGTGGGGGTTTTCAGGTTTCCTCATGTGCCAGGGATTTTCACAAAGGAACAAGTAAGGGAATGGAAGAAAATAGTTGATGTAGTGCATGCAAAGGGTGCTGTCATATTTTGTCAGCTGTGGCATGTTGGTCGTGCATCTCATGAAGGTAAAAGTTGTTACATTTACACTAAGTTAGGATCATGAATGTTCAATATTGTCTAGATGCATTGTAACTAGTTCGATGAGATAGAAGGTACTCAGTGAAATAGTCGAAGTGTGAAGTTAGTTTGGATACCAccattataatgaaaaatgttgtCTAGATGCGTTGGTGGGAGGTAGAAGAATGCTCAATGAAATAGTCAAGGTATGCGGTAGCTAGTCTAGACACTATtgttataaagaaaaatgttgtcTAGATGCATTGGTCGGAGGTAGAAAGTACTTGATGAAATAATCGAGATGTGTGCAAGCTAGTCCAATCAACACCATTCTACAGAGAATAGGTGAATGCACTTGTGGAAGGTAAAAGGTCGCTGGTAAAATATACAAGTTGTGTGTGCAAGTTTAGTCCAAACATCATCTTATGAAGATTTCTTTTTCCATATGCATTGCTTTTTAACTCATTTTATTCTCTTTATCTATCAAGGGCAAACTTTTATAACTGTTCCCTCATTATGAAAATGCAATACTGCATGTTCATTCCTCCCTTCATCTCCATTTCTCTTTGACAGTTCATTTAAAGAAGTCAATAGTTTCAAACtctgttgctcggactcttcaaaaatgttgttGTACTTGCACCATGCATGTGGGATCCTCCAAAAACCCGCATCAGTCAACATTTAAGAGTTCGAGCAACATAGGTTTCGAATTAGTTATCTTACTAAGCTCATGCTTATAGTGTATCAACCTGCTGGAGCTGCACCAATATCATCCACTGAGAAGCCTATATCAAATAGGTGGAGAATTCTAATGCCTGATGGAACTCATGGGATTTATCCAAAACCAAGAGCAATTGGAACCTATGAGATCTcacaagttgttgaagattatcGCAGGTCGGCCTTGAATGCTATTGAAGCAGGTTAGCTCATTCTTTATGTAAATCATGTACCAATGGGCATCTCTGTTTGAAATCCTATGACATCTTTTTCATTGTGTAAGTATTGAAGTTCATACAGTTGAGTTATTTCTGCTCACAAAAAGGTTAACCAGAACGGAACCTTCATTTCATCCTGTAAAGTGTCATTCAGCAGACCGTATTAGAATAGTATTGAATAGGCCGATGTATTATTAATGTTGACATTACTTGGgctaggatttttttttttttggtgtattgaGGACAGTTTTGTCTTTAACCATGCTTATCCATGTACTGATAATAACCCTCTTATTGCTAATACCATGGTTTGCCATGTAATACTGAATAGAAGCTTAGAAAAAGTCATCAGCAGGCCTTCGTGGTAAAGTAGAGTTTTTGTTCTGGTAGATACCGTTTATTGCTAATTCGTTTTCACTCTTTTTGGTTCGTTGTGCTGTGTTAGTCTTAACACcagaaaaaatcatatatatacagGTTTCGATGGTATTGAAATCCATGGAGCTCACGGTTACTTGATTGATCAATTCTTGAAAGATGGGATCAATGACCGGACAGATGAGTATGGTGGATCACTAGCCAACCGGTGCAAATTCATCACACAGGTGGTTCAAGCAGTAGTCTCAGCAATAGGAGCTGATCGCGTAGGCGTTAGAGTTTCACCAGCAATAGATCATCTTGATGCCATGGACTCTAATCCACTCAGCCTTGGCTTAGCAGTTGTTGAAAGACTAAACAAAATCCAACTCCATTCTGGTTCCAAGCTTGCCTATCTTCATGTAACACAGCCACGATACGTAGCATATGGGCAAACTGAAGCAGGCAGACTTGGCAGTGAAGAGGAAGAGGCTCGTTTAATGAGGACTTTGAGGAACGCGTATCAGGGGACATTCATTTGCAGTGGTGGATACACTAGGGAACTAGGAATTGAGGCTGTGGCACAAGGTGATGCTGATCTCGTGTCATATGGTCGTCTTTTCATCTCTAATCCTGATTTGGTTATGAGAATCAAGCTAAATGCACCTCTAAATAAGTATAACAGGAAGACATTCTATACTCAAGATCCAGTTGTGGGATACACAGATTACCCTTTCCTTCAAGGAAATGGAAGCAATGGACCGTTATCGCGTCTGTGAGAAGAACAGTTGTATTTTGTAACAACTTGTGAAACCTGATTTTGTTGGGCAATTTATTTACTTGGTAAAGTATGCAAGGGATGTTGCTTTTTTAGAGCCTAGTACCAGCCAAGCCTCCTCGACTTGCTAATAAGAGTCGGTTATGGAATAGTCTTTTAGTCGGCTTTCTCTTTCTTAAGCACTTGCTGGTGAATTTCAGGAAGAAATTTGTACTATTAAAAAAACATCAGGTTTTATCATTCATGAGAAAGCTCTAAAATTATCTTCTCTTCTTAAGCATTGGAATACTCTTCTCCTTTAGTTCTTTGGTCCCTGAGGTGGATAGTTTATCTGAGACGGATATGCCTCCTAACGACTTATATATTCCCTTTTTTTGCCTTGAAAGAACTTTAGGGGTGTCACACTATCCCATATTTATGCTCTAAGTGATATACTCAAATTCTTCTAACATATCACAACTAGCTCGATCGATTTGctttgaaaattcaaatataataaaaaagaatggaAAAAATTAGGGCAAACACCTAACTCCAAAAAGGTACTACAAAGTTCCAAACCTTCGTTTCACCAatgttttttgaattaattttatgaaattattactATCAAATTAAAAGTACGTGACAATGGAAAAATGTGATGTATTGAATAGAGttgctttttcttttattagtaatttcgaatttcaaaacttaaatagagaaaaatagaGAATGCTATCATCGAATATCCTATCCGTCCCATATACTCCACAACTAAGAAACTCCGAAGAAAAGATACTTAACTacaaacataataattttttattaaaagaaaacaacTTTATTAAACTTGAACATAATCAAAACAACAAAACTACTAATACATTATAAGTAACACcaataaattataaaactaataacATCTAATCAAAAAgactaaaattaaaatcttcTTCATCAGACTCTTCCACTTTCTcaactttcttttcttctcttttctcttcaaCAACACTACTagcattattattgttattattattatttgtatatccAAAAGACATACAAGTAGTAGAAGCCAATTTTTCTTTACCAGCAGCAATTAATTCATTAATATCTCTGCCTTCAACTTGTGATAATAATAGTTCAATTTTcacatcatcaatttcagcaCCAACtgaattcaatattttcttcaaatcatTAGCTGATGGATTAGAGTTTCCACCTAATTGAGCCATCAAATAAGCTGCAATCACCTTCATGATGTCTTAgttaaaatttcaagattttttaaaattgagaatTTTTTGGAACTATGACAAATATTTGTGTTTCTAAAGGGTATATATAGGGAATAAATTTGGTGAGGGGATGTCTAATTTGAGGTTAAAAAGGTAGACGTAATTATGACCATATTTTAGTTGGATTTATGGAATATTAATCCTACTATAATTAGgattaggaaaaaaaaaaaggaaaatctgAAATCCAATGCGTACTAGGAGAGAAACATTGATTCAAgtaaaagttataattaatcgattgatattagaaaataatatttttcttatactcGAAACTTATGTTACTATCTACTATCCTTTGAACTTGGATAATTGCACTATGTTGTTATGCTTTTCCTagaatttcttttgatatatttttccttAAAGTCTACACGACTCCATTGAGAATGtcgtaaattttaattttccatgAGTCGAGGCTCTATCTAAAGTAATTTTTCTACCTTTTCACGGGAAGGATAAAATCTGCCTACACATctatagttaaaatatatttacctTTTCGAATGTATAGCAACTTGAATAAATTAAGCAGCTGTAATAATGGGAAAAAAAGCCCATAAGTTGGGatttaaaatgacttttatgaaagaaatTCTAAGTTCATGGTTTCATCTTTCATAGGAGTTCATAGAACCTCTATATATCTCTAAAAGGGGAACTAGACGGGGTCTCTCCTCTCTGTATGAAAAATACACCTCGAGTCTTTTAAAGATGGGCATGTATCTGCAACAACCAAACTAATCTCAGCCACAAAAcacccccccaccccaccccatcACTTCCTGAAAACCTAAACCAGCAAATCATAGACATTTGAAAGACGAAAAAAAACGAAAAAACTTGTTCCTGAATTGAGCTATATATATGGTACATATACTCTATCAAGGGATTCCTGAACTACCTGCCTGCTAACTCATTCCTGAAAGGTGGGCTGGATATGAATCATCACGATGAACCACTTAACGTCGGACTGCTTGGTAGGAACCTAATACGACTACACTGTTTCAACTTTGTGAGAGCTTCTTGTGTCTTCCCGCACAGAAGATCCAAGTATACTGCAGTAAGAATAGCTTCAGGACGTTGAGGTTTTGTCGATAGTGCTTGCATAACATAAGTTTGAGCCTGTTCAATGTCTCCTTGCATAGCAGCCATGGCAGCTAAGTTTGTGAAGAGAATTCCGCGGGCCTCCTCCGGCTTAACAAACACAAATGCTTGAGATTCCTCAGAAGGAAAGGAATTCACAGCAGCTGATCCAACATTAGTATCTTCCGATTCCAATGTTTTCTCCTGTCTCCACATTTCAGAATCCTCTTCACTAAATGGCAGATCAACATCCTTGCCACTGGAGATAAAGGTTGACAAATGCTCTGCAGCTTCCTTTGCCCGGTTCAGCAAGCATAGAGCTTCAGCAGCATACACATTACCAAGAAAGATGTATATCCTAGAACATTCTTGGACTTTCAAGAGAGATCGTGCAATTGTAAGAGCCTTCAATGGATTTCCCAATTCCAGCTCTACAAAAGCCAAATCAGCCAATGCAGCTTGCTCAATCATCAGGTTCTCTTTTCTACATGTGGCTTCATACTCGCCGAGAGAATTCAAGAAGGCGGCATTCTGACTGCTTGTACCCTTTTGCTCTTTCACCTCCCCATTTGCATTAACCTGACCAGATGCTGGCACGTTCAGTGACTTAGGTTCAGTTGATCCATGCTTGGATGGTACTACTTCTCTTGTTTCACTTTCTTCCACACCAGAAACATGAGACTGTGTGGACTTGTTACCTTTTGATTCAGAACTGTTCAATAAATGCAAAGCATTCAGAAGACACTGACGAGCAAGTTGTACCGATAGCTTCAGTTGTCTATCCTTAGTAGCCAAATCTTCCTTACCTGAAAAACTTTCTTGTCCATTTCTTAATAATCCATTTTCCATAACAAGTTGCCTCCATTTTCCTTGTCCAACAACATGTACTTTAACTTCAGACCTGTCAGAAGCAGCAACACCACTGGACTTGAGCAGTCCCTGCTCAAGTGCCATTAGACAACATTCTGCAACTCGTAACCATAAAAGAGGCCTACTGTGGAAAACCTGACTAGCCTTATAGAAACAGCTTGCAGCCAGCAATGGTTTCCCACAAGCCAGGTACTGCATACCACAGTTATAGGTTATGAGAAGAGACTTGTCCTGAGAGATGGTTGAGAGCTTTAAAGGTCGCTCTTTCCGGAGAGATGAACTATTACTCAGAGCCTTGGCAAAAAATACAGAAGAAGTGTGATGCTTGCCAAGTCGATAATATATGCAACCCAGGTTGTTGTAGTATAAGCTAGAAATTCCCGTTTCTGCCCGATTACTTGATGCCATCAAGAGCTTGATTGCTTTTCGGTGATTCCCACGAGTATATTCAAGCTGGGACTTCAAATAGAGAGCCATAGAATGATCTTTGCCCCGTGCTGTGTTCATAGCCATCTTAACTTCACGCTTAGCTGCCTTAAGATTCCTGGTGAGGAGAAGAAATTGGACCTTGCAAAGGTGCAGTTTAATCCTCATATCAGCAGTTGAGATAAACTCGTCAGCTTGGTTCCTTGTTGGATCATTTGAAGATTTCAAGCCAGACTGTCGTGGTAGGTTCTGCCCACCAATCTCCATGGATGATATTAAATGCAGATCTTCAAGTCCCTCTTCTGATAATGTCCTAGACAAAGAGCCTTCAGAGGTTATCCCAGCAGCAGGTGAATCTGGAGTAGATGCATCAGGAATAGTTGAATTGCTGGGAAATGAAGCCGATTTCAAAACGGCTGAAGCTGTTGGCAGTGCAGAGTTTCCGCTGTCAACTTGACTCAATAAACTACTGCTACAAAAGACCTTCTCCACGTAGCTGATCACATCCTGGGAGCAAGAATCATAATTAAACTGTTTGCAACAAagattgttttaaaaaaaaagctcGCTACATAAAAACGAACAGAAGCAATATACTAGACCTAGAAAACAAACATGAGACTCCAACACAGATCCCACCATCTTAGGAAAAGTAAGGCAAAATTTCAACAATGGAAACAAAAACCAAAAACAACTACCCTTCATGAAATTAGCAATCTCAATTATctatagaaataataaaacGACAAATGGAGCATTAACCACAATAATCAACCTTTTAAATAGAACAATAATGACAGAACTCTTCAGGATTTTCTTCTGTGCTGGCATAGAAAGGCTCTGAACAAGAAGTTAAAGAAGAGTTTGTATCCATTTCCTGTTTGCATTTGGTGGTGCAtatggaaagaaagaaagaaacagaACGTGTTTTGAAGATGAACAGAACTCTGTACTGAACGTAAAATCTGATTGTTTTAAGCTATCTTTTTGCTGCAGATTAGATTGGGCAAATGAAGGATTAAACACTGTTACAGTTTATAGAATCTTTTGTCCAGGCAATCAGATTTTTTCTGTTATTCTCTCTCCAGTAATTTTTTGGATGTAACAATAGCACCTTCTTACTGCTGACATCATTACTAACAACAATGACTAACTAGTCTCAACCATTAAAGGCAGCACACTAGCTCATTTCAAAAACTACTGCAACAGCTGCAAGAAGGTGCATGACAAAACTACTGATATTAAACCATCCATCACAAACATCAAAGCCTgcaatatttcatataaatgtgTTAAACCAAAACTTCAAGTTCACCACCTTGCAATATTTTACATAAGTGTGTTAAACATAACTCTCAGTTCACCACGTTACAATTCCCCTAGCATCACTCACTCGGAACAATATCAGAAAGAAGTTATCAAAAGGAAGAAAACAGGTACAGCAATTACAAATGGTAACCCAGTAGAAATGATACTAGGTCAATTGATTCCATATATTGTAGGTTAGAGACAGAGGCCTCAACGCCATTGTCATTCCAAAAAGAAACAGAGTAGAGCAAGTGTAAATGGCAGTCTCTCACAAGGATATCAGATCttgttttttaaattgttaCTGGAAATCTCGAAGTAACATCAGCTGCTTCGGTGAGTGAACTCACTCAATACAAACTTTGGGAAGCAGTTCATAAACAGGTGTCACATCTTTAATATCATAGGAAATCACAACATCAATGTTTCTAACATTGACCAAAATGAGAAAGACTAGGAGTGTGACATCAGAAACTTTTGATTGTTGCATTAATGCTTTAATAAAAGACTGTGAGTCTTTATTGACTATCGTATCAAATGTACTACTCTTATTAATGGTGTTCACAAATTAATCATTTCACTCACAATCATGTGAATTGAATTAAGAAGAGGTATTTAAGAGATTTGACATTATTACTTCTCATTATTCAAATGgttattttatagatttttacCTTTTGGTATATTCCGTGTATACGGGCAGTTTGGCCATGTTTATGAATGAGAATAAATTTATGTGATCAACTTTTtctaattcaaataaattttcttgTCATCCAAATATGTTACTTTTAGATCCATATTATCTCATATGACACAAccgaaaaaataaaagataaaccCAAACCTAGTTTCTTTTGGTTTGGATTGAtaccatttttttcaaaaccGAATGCACACCACTAGCTCCACTAAGTAATCAATCACTGATAAGAATTACAAATAGACTAATGACTTTAACATCATCACATTTTGACCTAATTTAAGACCCCCATAATCATCAATATCTCCTTAAATAAAAAACTAGTAGTTTCCATCATAAATTGTTGCAAAGATCATTTCAAATGCAGTAAGTAAATGATGATATTGATAAGACAgcataaaaaatcaaaagataaaaaattatgagaacAAACAGTTGCATGTGTGACTTACAGCTGATCTTGCTGCATTTCGAGCAAGTAAAGCAACATCCAGCAGTAATAGGCAAATGCGCTTGGCTATTTCCTGTGGGCAAATTCATTTGTCAATAAG
Proteins encoded in this window:
- the OPR3 gene encoding 12-oxophytodienoate reductase 3, with product MASSAQDGNNPLFSPYKMGKFNLSHRVVLAPMTRCRALNNIPQAALGEYYEQRATAGGFLITEGTMISPTSAGFPHVPGIFTKEQVREWKKIVDVVHAKGAVIFCQLWHVGRASHEVYQPAGAAPISSTEKPISNRWRILMPDGTHGIYPKPRAIGTYEISQVVEDYRRSALNAIEAGFDGIEIHGAHGYLIDQFLKDGINDRTDEYGGSLANRCKFITQVVQAVVSAIGADRVGVRVSPAIDHLDAMDSNPLSLGLAVVERLNKIQLHSGSKLAYLHVTQPRYVAYGQTEAGRLGSEEEEARLMRTLRNAYQGTFICSGGYTRELGIEAVAQGDADLVSYGRLFISNPDLVMRIKLNAPLNKYNRKTFYTQDPVVGYTDYPFLQGNGSNGPLSRL
- the LOC101259760 gene encoding large ribosomal subunit protein P2A-like — encoded protein: MKVIAAYLMAQLGGNSNPSANDLKKILNSVGAEIDDVKIELLLSQVEGRDINELIAAGKEKLASTTCMSFGYTNNNNNNNNASSVVEEKREEKKVEKVEESDEEDFNFSLFD
- the LOC101266237 gene encoding uncharacterized protein, translating into MDSSASNAVANNKDVPSSMTPTAVEDDGAMSVNSGLAKEAALFFQSGNYADCVRVLYQLLQKKEGDPKVLHNIAIAVNFQDGCSNPKKLIDELNNAKKRSEELACAAGDQADPASNVGAKAVTGISGNNSAPRHLSAQHSSELVYADEFDPSVTTYNLAVCWFHLHEHAKAFSILEGLFQNIEPIDEEIAKRICLLLLDVALLARNAARSADVISYVEKVFCSSSLLSQVDSGNSALPTASAVLKSASFPSNSTIPDASTPDSPAAGITSEGSLSRTLSEEGLEDLHLISSMEIGGQNLPRQSGLKSSNDPTRNQADEFISTADMRIKLHLCKVQFLLLTRNLKAAKREVKMAMNTARGKDHSMALYLKSQLEYTRGNHRKAIKLLMASSNRAETGISSLYYNNLGCIYYRLGKHHTSSVFFAKALSNSSSLRKERPLKLSTISQDKSLLITYNCGMQYLACGKPLLAASCFYKASQVFHSRPLLWLRVAECCLMALEQGLLKSSGVAASDRSEVKVHVVGQGKWRQLVMENGLLRNGQESFSGKEDLATKDRQLKLSVQLARQCLLNALHLLNSSESKGNKSTQSHVSGVEESETREVVPSKHGSTEPKSLNVPASGQVNANGEVKEQKGTSSQNAAFLNSLGEYEATCRKENLMIEQAALADLAFVELELGNPLKALTIARSLLKVQECSRIYIFLGNVYAAEALCLLNRAKEAAEHLSTFISSGKDVDLPFSEEDSEMWRQEKTLESEDTNVGSAAVNSFPSEESQAFVFVKPEEARGILFTNLAAMAAMQGDIEQAQTYVMQALSTKPQRPEAILTAVYLDLLCGKTQEALTKLKQCSRIRFLPSSPTLSGSS